Proteins from a genomic interval of Corynebacterium deserti GIMN1.010:
- a CDS encoding RDD family protein, translated as MNNNLPNLYDAFGLDRNDDSEALGISLSARDLRLEQMGIAENDPRRTQTVQAFAVLADPAKRATYDAQIDSGIPLTWAQIQHLGNFGSLPTHQPFSAPSSPHQAQPQQQWSTNPDQGYVYGNPTMDHTAQGYNPINDQVNSSMFAGQPFASAPATKGFSGSTPQRPAAGTRLGMAIMDMFFAGIIGAIIAGIFSFGSDFLFGIITFLFTIVYIIGGETVLGSTPAKLLMGYETRDVTTGAKLSAGASLKRNWWKLIGVTGIGSIISFIMAAVYGSSINPGNDMRGAHDRLANAEIVKKNS; from the coding sequence ATGAATAACAACCTACCCAACCTCTACGACGCCTTCGGCCTCGACCGCAACGACGATTCCGAAGCCCTCGGCATCTCCCTTTCCGCCCGCGACCTTCGACTAGAGCAGATGGGCATCGCCGAAAACGATCCCCGGCGCACCCAAACCGTCCAAGCATTCGCGGTCCTTGCAGACCCCGCAAAACGCGCCACCTACGACGCGCAAATCGACAGCGGAATCCCATTAACCTGGGCACAGATCCAACACCTCGGCAACTTTGGCAGCCTTCCTACCCACCAGCCATTTTCTGCACCGTCTTCACCGCATCAGGCGCAGCCTCAGCAACAATGGAGCACCAACCCTGATCAAGGCTACGTTTATGGGAACCCGACTATGGATCACACCGCACAGGGTTATAACCCAATTAATGATCAGGTGAATTCCTCGATGTTTGCTGGCCAGCCCTTCGCGAGCGCCCCAGCCACCAAGGGATTTTCGGGTTCTACTCCTCAACGACCCGCCGCCGGCACCCGTTTAGGCATGGCGATCATGGACATGTTTTTTGCGGGAATCATCGGCGCCATCATTGCAGGCATTTTCAGCTTCGGTTCAGATTTCCTTTTTGGCATCATCACGTTCCTGTTCACCATCGTCTACATCATCGGTGGCGAGACGGTTCTCGGCTCCACCCCAGCGAAATTACTCATGGGCTACGAAACCCGCGACGTAACCACCGGCGCCAAGCTTTCTGCGGGTGCCTCGTTGAAGCGCAACTGGTGGAAGCTGATCGGCGTGACCGGTATCGGTAGCATTATTTCCTTCATCATGGCTGCGGTCTACGGTTCCTCGATTAATCCAGGCAATGACATGCGCGGTGCACATGATCGATTGGCAAACGCGGAGATCGTAAAGAAGAACTCATAA
- the trpS gene encoding tryptophan--tRNA ligase: MTTQDNNLTTQTASRVLSGIQPTADSYHLGNYLGAVKQWIDLQDSYDAFYFIPDLHAITVDQDPAELRQRTIAGAAQLLALGIDPERSTLFVQSHVPAHAELSWVLTCLTGFGEASRMTQFKDKSAKRGADRTSAGLFTYPMLMAADILLYRPHLVPVGEDQRQHLELTRTLAERFNNRFGTAFEVPEGFIPQGASKIYDLQNPTSKMSKSGENPKGIINLLDDPKVSAKRIKSAVTDNDGVIAYDPESKPGVSNLLVIQSALTGKSIESLVDAYQGAGYGALKGDTAEVLEAFTTPLKAKYDDYMSDRGELERVLKIGADRASEIANETLADVYDKIGFLAPRR; the protein is encoded by the coding sequence ATGACGACGCAGGATAACAATCTCACTACCCAAACCGCTTCCCGAGTACTTTCCGGAATTCAGCCTACGGCCGATTCCTATCACCTCGGAAACTACCTTGGAGCCGTCAAACAGTGGATTGACCTGCAAGATTCCTACGATGCCTTCTACTTCATCCCGGATCTCCACGCGATTACCGTCGATCAAGATCCAGCGGAACTTCGCCAGCGCACCATCGCAGGCGCAGCGCAGCTTCTGGCACTGGGCATCGATCCCGAGCGCTCCACTTTGTTCGTTCAATCCCACGTTCCAGCACACGCAGAGCTGTCCTGGGTTCTCACCTGCCTCACCGGGTTCGGCGAAGCCTCCCGAATGACCCAATTTAAAGACAAGTCCGCAAAGCGTGGCGCCGACCGCACCTCTGCAGGTTTGTTTACCTACCCCATGCTCATGGCCGCCGACATCCTTCTCTACCGCCCTCACCTGGTGCCGGTCGGCGAGGATCAGCGCCAGCACCTCGAACTCACCCGCACCCTCGCAGAGCGTTTCAACAACCGTTTCGGCACCGCATTCGAAGTGCCCGAAGGATTCATCCCGCAGGGCGCATCCAAGATTTACGATCTTCAAAACCCCACCTCCAAGATGTCTAAGTCCGGTGAGAACCCCAAGGGCATCATCAACCTTCTCGACGATCCAAAGGTCTCGGCCAAGCGCATCAAGTCTGCCGTCACCGACAACGACGGAGTCATCGCCTATGACCCAGAGAGCAAGCCAGGCGTGTCCAACCTTCTGGTTATTCAGTCAGCTTTGACTGGCAAATCTATTGAGTCGCTTGTCGACGCCTACCAGGGCGCTGGCTACGGCGCCCTCAAGGGAGATACGGCCGAAGTACTTGAGGCTTTCACCACGCCGCTTAAGGCAAAGTACGACGATTACATGTCTGATCGTGGCGAGCTGGAGCGCGTCCTCAAGATTGGTGCGGACCGCGCATCTGAGATCGCCAACGAAACGCTCGCTGATGTCTATGACAAGATCGGCTTCTTGGCGCCGCGTCGATAA
- a CDS encoding NAD(P)H-quinone dehydrogenase, with amino-acid sequence MAKRIVIIGGGPAGYEAALVGAKYGAEVTVIEDVGVGGSAVTVDCVPSKSFIAGTGIKTDLRRADDMGLNRGLGKAHLEIDALNIRVKALAQAQSEDIRGQLQRAGVRTIEGTGSFDDYNTKQTTHYIKVSHTDGTEETLECDLVLVATGATPRILKGAEPDGERILTWRQVYDIDELPTHLIVVGSGVTGAEFVSAFAELGVKVTMVASRDRILPHDDADAADVLETVLAERGVSLEKHARVDSVSRTEDGGVVVRTADGREIYGSHALMTVGSIPNTADLGLENIGVEVTPSGHIKVDRVSRTNISGVYAAGDCTDLFPLASVAAMQGRVAMYHALGEGVSPIRLKTVATAVFTRPEIAAVGITHAQVDSGEVSARVIVLPLATNPRAKMRSLRHGFVKIFCRRNSGLIIGGVVVAPTASELILPIAVAVTNRLTVADLAQTFAVYPSLSGSITEAARQLMQHDDLE; translated from the coding sequence ATGGCAAAGAGGATCGTAATTATTGGTGGTGGCCCAGCAGGCTACGAAGCCGCATTGGTAGGCGCCAAGTACGGTGCAGAAGTAACCGTGATCGAAGATGTCGGAGTTGGTGGATCCGCAGTCACGGTGGACTGCGTGCCTTCCAAGTCTTTCATCGCCGGTACCGGAATAAAGACCGACCTCCGCCGTGCAGATGACATGGGACTTAACCGTGGCTTGGGCAAAGCACACCTTGAGATCGATGCCCTCAACATCCGTGTGAAGGCTCTCGCACAGGCTCAGTCTGAGGATATCCGCGGACAGCTTCAGCGTGCTGGTGTGCGCACGATCGAAGGCACCGGCAGCTTCGATGATTACAACACCAAGCAAACCACCCACTACATCAAGGTTTCCCATACTGATGGCACAGAGGAAACCCTCGAGTGTGACCTCGTACTGGTGGCAACCGGTGCTACCCCACGCATCCTGAAGGGTGCAGAACCAGACGGCGAGCGCATCCTCACCTGGCGTCAGGTTTATGACATCGATGAACTTCCCACGCACCTCATCGTGGTTGGTTCTGGTGTGACGGGTGCGGAATTCGTTTCTGCCTTCGCTGAGCTGGGCGTGAAGGTCACCATGGTTGCATCCCGCGACCGCATCCTTCCACACGATGATGCTGATGCCGCTGATGTGCTGGAAACCGTTCTGGCAGAGCGCGGTGTTTCTCTAGAAAAGCACGCTCGCGTGGATTCCGTTTCCCGCACCGAAGACGGCGGCGTTGTCGTGCGCACCGCTGATGGCCGCGAGATCTACGGCTCCCATGCCCTGATGACTGTTGGTTCGATTCCTAACACCGCTGATCTGGGACTGGAAAACATCGGCGTAGAGGTCACCCCTTCCGGCCACATCAAGGTCGACCGCGTATCCCGCACCAACATCTCCGGTGTATACGCAGCAGGCGACTGCACTGACTTGTTCCCACTGGCATCCGTTGCAGCAATGCAGGGTCGTGTGGCCATGTACCACGCACTGGGTGAAGGTGTCAGCCCAATTCGTTTGAAGACTGTCGCAACTGCAGTGTTTACCCGCCCAGAAATCGCCGCTGTGGGTATCACCCACGCACAGGTTGATTCCGGCGAAGTGTCCGCGCGTGTCATCGTGTTGCCACTGGCTACCAACCCTCGCGCGAAGATGCGTTCCCTGCGCCACGGTTTTGTCAAGATCTTCTGCCGTCGCAACTCTGGCCTCATCATTGGTGGCGTGGTTGTTGCTCCAACGGCATCTGAGTTGATTCTGCCGATCGCTGTGGCTGTGACCAACCGCTTGACTGTTGCTGATCTTGCGCAGACCTTCGCGGTGTACCCTTCACTGTCTGGTTCGATCACCGAGGCTGCTCGTCAGCTGATGCAGCACGACGATTTGGAGTAG
- a CDS encoding phospho-sugar mutase, with protein sequence MDRSRNLSFGTAGLRAPVGPARHQMNVLQVTRTTAGVASWLADRAAKDPVPHLVPEDETGIGRALYPQDGPLRVVVGYDARYGSHTFAATTAEVFAGAGFEVTLLPTPSPTPMIPWLVKKHGLDAGVQITASHNGAADNGYKVFLANGRQLYAELEAELEAHINAVEDPITVPRVTVRPTTDQLRRYVDELVDLVTPDQADLLRVNSERGNLRVVYTAMHGVGGRAMSNAFQFAGFPHTHGVKAQQYPDPTFPTVPFPNPEEPSAIELLLERAAEKDADVLFALDPDADRCAVGIRTPDGGHRMLSGDEMGTLLATRLVPPYRGEGVRPVVATTVVSSQLLSIIAEDKGWDYSETLTGFKNLSRAADDHAGPLTFAYEEAVGICPAPDLVPDKDGISTALFVAAWAAELKAHGAGLQQKLDELYRQYGYFASSQIAVRTTSPRELVDAWSSHPPAELIGVSLTPVALPENQGVALYGRVGPVHIRAIARVSGTEAKAKMYLEVGQSSSHDEARELLKKLEVDVTNWLEQL encoded by the coding sequence ATGGACAGGTCTCGCAATTTAAGTTTCGGCACTGCGGGTTTGCGTGCACCTGTTGGCCCGGCGCGTCATCAGATGAATGTTTTGCAGGTCACGCGTACGACAGCTGGGGTGGCTAGCTGGCTGGCGGATCGGGCAGCAAAGGACCCGGTTCCGCATTTGGTTCCGGAGGATGAAACAGGCATTGGCCGCGCGTTGTATCCCCAGGATGGGCCGTTGCGTGTGGTGGTGGGGTATGACGCGCGTTATGGCTCCCATACTTTTGCGGCTACCACGGCGGAGGTGTTTGCTGGCGCTGGTTTTGAGGTGACGTTGTTGCCCACGCCGAGTCCTACTCCGATGATTCCGTGGTTGGTGAAAAAACATGGGTTGGATGCTGGTGTGCAGATCACGGCGTCTCATAATGGTGCAGCTGACAATGGTTATAAGGTGTTTTTAGCTAATGGACGGCAGCTCTACGCTGAGCTTGAGGCTGAGTTGGAAGCCCACATCAATGCGGTGGAAGATCCCATTACTGTTCCCCGCGTGACTGTTCGTCCCACCACTGATCAGCTGCGTAGATATGTCGATGAGTTGGTTGATTTGGTCACCCCGGATCAGGCTGATCTGTTGCGTGTTAATTCTGAGCGTGGCAATTTGCGCGTGGTCTATACCGCGATGCATGGCGTGGGTGGGCGCGCAATGTCCAACGCCTTCCAATTTGCAGGCTTCCCGCATACCCATGGTGTGAAGGCCCAGCAGTATCCAGATCCCACTTTCCCCACTGTGCCGTTTCCTAATCCTGAAGAGCCCTCGGCGATCGAATTGCTCCTCGAGCGCGCAGCGGAAAAAGATGCCGATGTGTTGTTCGCGCTCGATCCTGATGCGGATCGCTGTGCGGTGGGTATTCGCACTCCGGATGGCGGGCATCGCATGTTGTCGGGCGATGAAATGGGCACATTGCTTGCCACCCGCCTGGTCCCGCCCTACCGCGGGGAAGGCGTGCGGCCTGTTGTGGCCACCACCGTGGTGTCCTCGCAGCTGCTCAGCATCATCGCAGAGGACAAAGGATGGGATTACTCAGAGACCCTCACCGGCTTTAAAAACCTCTCCCGAGCAGCTGATGATCACGCAGGCCCCTTGACCTTTGCCTATGAGGAAGCCGTGGGAATTTGTCCAGCACCTGATTTGGTACCGGACAAAGATGGCATCTCTACGGCATTGTTTGTGGCGGCATGGGCAGCAGAGCTTAAAGCGCACGGTGCGGGCCTGCAGCAAAAACTTGATGAGCTGTATCGGCAGTACGGATACTTTGCGTCCTCACAAATTGCGGTGCGTACCACCAGTCCACGGGAGCTTGTGGATGCTTGGTCATCGCATCCACCGGCTGAGCTGATCGGGGTGTCGCTTACTCCTGTGGCTTTGCCAGAAAACCAGGGTGTGGCGCTGTACGGTCGCGTAGGACCTGTCCATATTCGAGCCATTGCGCGCGTGTCCGGCACGGAGGCGAAAGCAAAAATGTATTTGGAAGTGGGCCAGTCAAGCTCTCACGATGAGGCGAGGGAGCTGCTGAAAAAGCTTGAGGTGGATGTCACCAACTGGCTGGAACAGCTTTAG
- a CDS encoding helix-turn-helix domain-containing protein, protein MSEKRWSSFGHAFASRLKRLRTLRGLSQEELAELSGIARNTISNLERNENNRGTSVDPQLSTVYKLAQALDVPPVALMPAGGQHVAEICVDESLNIDVRWPSEQEPLLFDADLRLTRQRPQPDTGSGGNPVD, encoded by the coding sequence ATGTCGGAAAAGCGGTGGTCAAGCTTTGGCCACGCTTTTGCGAGCCGACTAAAACGCCTCCGCACTCTCCGCGGACTGAGTCAAGAAGAACTCGCGGAGCTTTCCGGGATCGCGCGCAACACCATCTCGAACCTCGAACGCAACGAAAACAACCGCGGCACCTCCGTCGATCCGCAGCTGTCCACCGTTTACAAACTGGCGCAAGCCCTCGACGTGCCACCCGTGGCACTCATGCCCGCAGGCGGCCAACACGTGGCAGAAATTTGCGTCGACGAATCCCTCAACATCGACGTCCGCTGGCCATCGGAGCAAGAGCCTTTGCTTTTCGACGCCGACCTCCGCCTCACCCGCCAGCGCCCGCAACCGGACACCGGCTCTGGTGGGAACCCTGTGGACTAA
- a CDS encoding C40 family peptidase — protein sequence MIALISALANLRTLEPARLPALTLPTAPDIGAALALGRELGADPTTLKTLVDATSHHHTLIAQAFHEASPLIDATRHELSSLALTYLNQAAGLVLRSFSLNPAESHSARTQLMALPHLLLAEATEKIDKMQKEVQPVVDKLLSVRPLDASPASSPEPEFAVASSSTSSAGDNADGKRAVAAAKQALGTPYVWGGTSLNGFDCSGFTQWAWRQAGLELPRLAEHQTVGRAITASELQEGDLLVWDGHVAMYAGDGTIIEAGNPVQINPVRTTNMGMEFYGYYRPTG from the coding sequence ATGATCGCCCTCATCAGCGCACTTGCCAACCTGCGTACTCTCGAACCAGCGCGCCTGCCTGCCCTTACTCTGCCCACCGCGCCCGACATCGGCGCAGCTCTAGCCCTCGGGCGCGAGCTCGGCGCGGACCCCACCACCCTAAAAACGCTTGTCGACGCCACCTCACATCACCACACCCTCATCGCCCAGGCATTCCACGAGGCAAGCCCGCTTATCGACGCCACCCGCCACGAACTCTCCTCCCTAGCCCTTACCTACCTCAACCAAGCAGCAGGCCTTGTCCTTCGCAGCTTCTCCCTCAATCCCGCCGAATCCCATTCCGCGCGCACCCAACTCATGGCACTTCCACATCTCCTGCTTGCCGAAGCCACCGAGAAGATCGACAAGATGCAGAAAGAGGTGCAACCGGTCGTCGACAAGCTTCTATCTGTGCGCCCGCTCGACGCCTCACCCGCCAGCTCACCTGAGCCCGAGTTCGCCGTGGCTTCTTCTTCTACTTCCTCAGCTGGAGACAACGCCGACGGCAAGCGCGCCGTCGCCGCCGCGAAACAAGCATTAGGCACTCCATATGTCTGGGGTGGGACATCACTCAACGGTTTCGACTGCAGCGGATTCACCCAATGGGCCTGGCGACAAGCCGGCCTCGAACTCCCCCGCCTCGCCGAACACCAAACCGTCGGACGCGCCATCACCGCATCCGAATTGCAAGAAGGCGACCTCTTGGTGTGGGACGGTCACGTAGCTATGTACGCAGGCGACGGAACTATCATCGAAGCCGGCAACCCCGTCCAAATCAATCCCGTGCGCACCACCAACATGGGTATGGAATTTTATGGATACTATCGCCCCACCGGCTGA
- a CDS encoding YhjD/YihY/BrkB family envelope integrity protein, with product MATRTKPNDRYTDDYGIERITQDEPGMVDKLRDKYEWFDHLMRMNERFGSKGGNQLSAGITYFSVLSIFPLAMLIFGVAGMILAGNPEVLTELQNRISDSLEGEIGNTVNGIVDTAIAQRGAVLGIGGLTALWSGLGWMANLRFGVSRMWAIDPTEGSFIKKKATDLVALIVLILALFIAFGVTAIGASGITQNLLDLVGLGDIPGISYITWFVAVLVGVLANFLVFVWLIFSLPRTKVPRKSGIQAALIGAIGFEVVKQVGSLLASNALSNPAGAAFGPIIGIMVVLYLIWRILMYCSAWAATSEESLRIAEVPAPEPAVIRVRHEIDPTDEVSKSARKVGIGVAVGAVTAGALAILNKK from the coding sequence ATGGCTACAAGAACCAAGCCGAATGATCGTTACACCGACGACTACGGTATCGAGCGCATTACCCAGGACGAACCCGGAATGGTGGACAAGCTCCGCGACAAATACGAGTGGTTCGACCACCTCATGCGCATGAACGAGCGCTTTGGCTCCAAAGGCGGAAACCAATTATCCGCAGGCATCACATACTTCTCCGTGCTGTCCATTTTCCCGCTGGCCATGCTTATTTTCGGCGTCGCCGGTATGATCCTGGCAGGCAACCCCGAGGTACTCACCGAACTGCAAAACCGCATTAGTGATTCTCTTGAAGGCGAAATCGGCAACACGGTAAACGGCATCGTCGATACCGCCATTGCGCAGCGTGGTGCCGTCTTGGGTATCGGTGGTTTGACCGCTCTGTGGTCAGGGCTGGGATGGATGGCTAACCTCCGCTTCGGAGTCTCCCGCATGTGGGCGATTGATCCCACCGAAGGCAGCTTCATTAAGAAAAAAGCTACTGACCTGGTCGCCCTCATCGTCTTGATCCTGGCTCTGTTCATAGCCTTCGGCGTCACCGCCATTGGAGCGTCCGGCATCACCCAAAACCTGCTTGACCTCGTCGGGCTGGGGGACATCCCAGGCATTAGCTACATCACCTGGTTCGTTGCAGTACTCGTCGGTGTACTGGCCAACTTCCTCGTGTTTGTCTGGTTGATTTTCTCCCTGCCTCGCACCAAAGTGCCACGAAAGTCAGGCATACAAGCAGCATTGATCGGCGCTATCGGCTTCGAGGTTGTCAAGCAAGTAGGCTCCCTTCTGGCATCGAATGCTCTCAGCAACCCCGCCGGCGCAGCATTCGGTCCGATCATCGGCATCATGGTCGTGCTGTACCTCATCTGGCGCATTCTCATGTACTGCTCCGCATGGGCCGCAACCAGCGAAGAATCCCTGCGTATCGCCGAGGTACCCGCACCAGAACCCGCCGTTATCCGCGTTCGACATGAGATTGATCCCACAGATGAAGTCTCCAAATCCGCACGAAAAGTTGGCATCGGCGTAGCTGTTGGCGCAGTGACCGCAGGTGCACTTGCAATACTCAACAAAAAGTAG
- the upp gene encoding uracil phosphoribosyltransferase: MDITIVNHPLVASRLTLLRDERSDNAAFRAAANDLGAMLIYEASRDLEVEHFDTKTPVAIAEGTRLKQPPIIVPIIRAGLGMIDPALSMIPDAQVGFIGLARNEETHEPVPYLEALPQDLSGQPVFLVDPMLATGGSLLHAIRLLADRGATDITAICMVSAQPGVDALANSGLPVRLVTATIDPELNDDAYIVPGLGDAGDRLYGPRNIDL, translated from the coding sequence ATGGACATCACCATCGTCAACCATCCCCTCGTTGCCAGCCGACTTACCCTCTTGCGCGACGAACGCAGCGATAACGCCGCCTTCCGCGCCGCAGCCAATGACCTCGGCGCCATGCTCATCTATGAAGCATCCCGTGACCTTGAGGTCGAGCACTTTGACACCAAAACCCCTGTCGCTATAGCGGAAGGCACTCGCCTGAAGCAGCCACCGATCATTGTTCCTATCATTCGCGCAGGTCTGGGCATGATTGACCCCGCACTGTCGATGATCCCTGATGCGCAGGTCGGTTTCATTGGACTTGCCCGCAATGAGGAAACTCACGAGCCCGTGCCATACCTTGAGGCCCTGCCACAGGATCTCAGCGGTCAGCCGGTGTTCCTCGTTGATCCGATGCTGGCAACCGGTGGCTCCCTGCTGCACGCCATCCGCCTGCTTGCTGATCGTGGCGCCACCGACATCACTGCCATCTGCATGGTGTCCGCGCAGCCTGGCGTCGATGCCTTGGCCAACTCCGGCCTTCCAGTTCGCCTGGTCACCGCAACCATCGACCCTGAACTCAACGACGACGCCTATATTGTCCCAGGACTTGGCGATGCCGGCGACCGCCTCTACGGACCGCGCAATATCGACCTGTAA
- a CDS encoding M20 family metallopeptidase, with product MEIGAQVASWLDRHHEEVLGWRRHLHQHPELSHMEYRTTEYLASVLKEHGMEPHLFPVTGLMVDIGPEGDSRLAFRADIDALPLIESTDLPFSSEVMGVAHSCGHDVHTVIALALACALNTIELPIGIRVIFQPAEEVMDGGATEVISNGGLDGVDAIYAIHVEPKLKVGRVGVRAGAITSASDVIEIRVKGEGGHSSRPHLSQDIVYALGKLVVDLPGLLSRRVDPRTGTVLVFGAINAGYAPNAIPDSGSVSGTLRTADIGTWRDIRPLIAELVDQVLAPTGVTHELIYNPGVPPVLNDDVATALLASAARDVDAQSVVQAPQSSGGEDFSWYLEHVPGSMARLGCWSGQGPKQDLHQSDLVVDERAIGVGVRLFGSLVQQYSSRSEAFLNS from the coding sequence ATGGAAATTGGTGCGCAGGTTGCCTCATGGTTGGACCGCCACCATGAAGAAGTCTTGGGATGGCGCAGGCACCTGCACCAACACCCAGAACTGTCCCACATGGAATACCGGACCACCGAGTACCTAGCATCCGTGCTGAAAGAACACGGCATGGAACCACATCTCTTCCCCGTTACTGGCCTCATGGTTGATATCGGGCCGGAAGGGGACTCGCGTCTGGCGTTTCGCGCTGACATCGATGCGTTGCCGCTCATCGAGTCCACCGATTTGCCGTTCAGTTCTGAAGTGATGGGCGTGGCACATTCCTGTGGGCACGACGTCCACACCGTTATTGCTTTGGCCCTGGCGTGTGCGCTGAACACCATCGAACTCCCGATTGGTATCCGCGTGATTTTCCAACCAGCGGAAGAAGTGATGGACGGTGGCGCCACCGAAGTAATCAGCAACGGTGGACTAGACGGCGTTGACGCCATCTATGCCATTCACGTGGAACCCAAGCTCAAAGTCGGTCGCGTCGGCGTGCGCGCAGGTGCCATCACTTCTGCCTCTGACGTCATCGAAATCAGGGTCAAGGGTGAAGGTGGGCACAGCTCGCGCCCGCATCTGTCCCAAGACATCGTGTACGCATTGGGCAAACTCGTGGTGGACCTACCGGGGCTGCTGTCTCGGCGCGTCGATCCCCGCACCGGTACGGTCTTGGTGTTTGGTGCGATTAACGCAGGTTACGCGCCTAACGCCATCCCCGATTCCGGCTCTGTGTCAGGCACGTTGCGCACCGCTGACATCGGCACTTGGCGCGATATTCGCCCGCTCATCGCAGAGCTGGTGGATCAGGTGCTAGCGCCCACCGGAGTCACCCACGAACTGATCTACAACCCGGGCGTTCCGCCGGTGCTTAACGACGACGTCGCCACCGCATTACTCGCAAGTGCTGCACGCGACGTTGACGCCCAATCTGTGGTCCAAGCCCCACAATCCTCCGGTGGCGAAGACTTCTCCTGGTACCTCGAACACGTCCCCGGATCCATGGCCAGGTTGGGCTGTTGGTCTGGTCAGGGGCCTAAACAAGACCTCCACCAAAGCGATTTGGTTGTTGATGAGCGCGCCATCGGTGTCGGTGTTCGACTCTTTGGATCCCTCGTGCAGCAATACAGCAGCAGGTCTGAGGCTTTTCTAAATTCTTAA
- a CDS encoding D-alanyl-D-alanine carboxypeptidase family protein, whose product MTADNAETLEDIINQDATPTSREEAPNTDTCPYREFPSPARTTSEAVAPGTATPAQVPVPTVPAGGPLLATCGVIAPDGFDLPVDLTASAWMVFDIDSGEILSAKDPHGRYRPASIIKVLLSLVAIDELDPNTVVTGTFEAANIEGSRVGVGEGGQYTVDQLLHGLLLASGNDAAYLLAQELGGDQATLEKVNALAKELGTQDTFVATYSGLDAPGMSTSAYDMALLYQHAWQNPTFADIIATEYVEFPGWGDNEGFQVWNDNALFMNDPDGIGGKTGYTDDANHTFVGGLDRNGRRLAAVVLDTTIDKGRPWEQARLLIDASLPIPQGSGIGQLGQVNQATASTPTAIPSPTNTPTPESSNLASNLTNHPALIIAPISVIVVLLAIALAWTFRRRR is encoded by the coding sequence GTGACCGCGGACAACGCAGAAACCCTCGAAGACATCATCAACCAGGACGCCACCCCCACCTCCCGCGAAGAAGCACCCAACACCGACACGTGTCCCTACCGGGAATTCCCGTCCCCAGCGCGCACCACCTCCGAGGCCGTCGCGCCCGGAACCGCCACACCCGCACAAGTGCCCGTCCCCACCGTTCCCGCAGGTGGACCACTCCTCGCAACCTGCGGAGTCATTGCCCCCGACGGTTTCGACCTCCCCGTCGATCTCACCGCCTCCGCCTGGATGGTTTTCGACATCGATTCCGGCGAAATCCTCTCCGCCAAAGATCCCCACGGCCGCTACCGCCCCGCCTCCATCATCAAAGTGCTGCTCAGCCTCGTCGCAATCGATGAGCTCGACCCAAACACCGTGGTCACCGGCACATTTGAGGCTGCCAACATCGAAGGCTCTCGCGTCGGCGTCGGCGAGGGCGGCCAGTACACCGTCGACCAACTCCTCCACGGACTTCTTCTAGCTAGCGGAAACGACGCCGCCTACCTCTTGGCGCAAGAACTCGGTGGCGATCAAGCAACACTCGAAAAAGTCAACGCCCTGGCCAAGGAACTCGGCACCCAGGACACCTTCGTCGCTACCTACTCCGGACTCGACGCACCCGGCATGTCCACCTCGGCCTACGACATGGCTTTGCTCTACCAACACGCGTGGCAAAACCCCACGTTCGCCGACATCATCGCCACAGAATACGTCGAGTTCCCAGGCTGGGGCGATAACGAAGGCTTCCAAGTCTGGAACGACAACGCCCTGTTCATGAACGACCCCGACGGCATCGGCGGCAAAACCGGCTACACCGACGACGCCAACCACACCTTCGTCGGCGGCCTCGACCGCAATGGTCGCCGACTCGCCGCTGTCGTCCTCGACACCACCATCGACAAGGGCAGGCCCTGGGAACAGGCACGCTTGCTTATCGACGCCTCCCTCCCCATCCCCCAAGGCTCCGGCATCGGCCAACTCGGACAGGTAAACCAGGCCACCGCATCCACTCCCACCGCAATCCCATCCCCAACAAATACACCCACCCCAGAATCTTCAAATCTCGCCTCGAACCTCACCAACCACCCAGCGCTCATCATCGCACCGATCTCCGTCATCGTGGTGCTGCTCGCCATTGCCCTCGCATGGACTTTTAGGCGCCGTCGCTAA